Proteins encoded by one window of Vibrio panuliri:
- a CDS encoding helix-turn-helix domain-containing protein codes for MIRTFCVTLLYFVTQFVFAFDSSPSVFYPLPTESQGRAFAAKQLFLSSSGGLWIHDVRGKVLFFDGQTVSPKWGSALPYPATKLVVHDDRFWSFSDNLVYQSTSHSEREVEFSLPPGSEIESMGSSEGYLWLNDGAHFHTYRIADGEFSTYSLMELYRYNQSTSLAINDALRVKDRWVLATEVGVFVSQEEGFRHVPRSKNNSIDKLYYSKSRRELVLGSERGAVVYDINNTSKPKFIIPAPDVTSVAETTQAYWIGTSRGLYVYSFISGKMAKYSGEKDAGYTLSGRKILSIVNDTRGGMWIATNKGIHYFSLFGDKFERIPSQDLSSEHSHIKMNDLVALNNKQGYWVIQDSGLYRLLLRSDRRKEQFYAGRVHNLLEHKGTLWLATNHGIVAMDAKNGRKLSNQTLTTAFKGQRITHLSLDSKGNLWIANSENIWCFSFSTNQLKLVAENWMQSSSASGSLKKMLLTSGDELILGTENGVYILKQGLLKFVSQSAKYGSVHSMVEDETHRIWVASNYGVNVLNLNTMTFNPIAMIDEHISPQCLVDNETGVWLTSTAGLTHYDAVGSMIAHYGQPFGVINNEFKNGFCLLDANDPNSLLLGSWHSLIKVQSQDLMVSPVPEASVLFSQVLVNQEMVAFGSIDGAKIVAPYGESISVQIGTMPLISGTSLEYRLNNESQWTQLEGYQIAMEGLAPGHYKLYVRAVVNGMKRGTARNLSFEVTEPWYLSSIALVSYVAAGFTILFGSVYWRSRLVASANRKLKAQVALKTNQLRHQSRILLSNNHQLRKQLQVRRLIFSQAVQSFKDRLRKAEQAIDGESNRSQAHIVDQISSELELLLNVRESQKQDSPAYNLSMIFNSTLGGWREELAKAGIAVEWRESGDNDAYVILNYFNLDILFNLLFDGIVNRCSRYQTVEVNLISNDDNVQLSFIDYGNRIDTSQEGHWGEVEKLVDISGGHLVLDLCEDKNSVFLSWQRSHDFNEHSLVEVERITLNDPTSGVVDSFIERLEMLVLENYTDPDFSTSTAAKMLFVSERSLQRRFKGATQRTFSDYLSEVRLDNACRHLLAGAKVADVAFDCGFNDPSYFSQRFKHRFGVSPTQFVEQNFNEEAF; via the coding sequence TTGATACGCACCTTTTGCGTTACGCTGCTCTATTTCGTAACACAGTTCGTTTTTGCTTTTGATTCTTCGCCATCGGTATTTTATCCATTACCGACTGAGAGTCAGGGGCGTGCGTTTGCCGCAAAACAACTCTTCCTTTCCTCAAGCGGTGGTCTTTGGATTCACGATGTTCGGGGTAAAGTACTCTTTTTTGATGGACAAACCGTATCTCCCAAATGGGGATCCGCTTTACCCTATCCCGCAACCAAACTGGTCGTGCATGATGACCGTTTCTGGTCTTTCAGTGACAATCTTGTATATCAATCGACCTCCCATAGCGAACGAGAAGTTGAGTTTTCACTGCCCCCTGGTAGTGAGATAGAGAGTATGGGGTCGAGTGAAGGCTATCTTTGGCTAAATGATGGTGCGCATTTTCATACCTATCGGATTGCGGATGGTGAGTTTTCAACTTATTCGCTAATGGAACTGTATCGCTATAACCAATCAACCAGTTTGGCGATTAATGACGCGCTGCGAGTTAAAGACCGTTGGGTGCTAGCAACAGAAGTGGGCGTATTTGTTTCTCAAGAAGAGGGCTTTAGGCATGTCCCGCGCTCAAAGAACAACTCAATTGATAAACTTTACTATTCAAAATCACGCCGAGAGTTGGTGCTAGGTTCTGAACGAGGTGCGGTGGTTTACGACATCAACAACACCTCAAAGCCAAAATTTATCATTCCTGCTCCAGATGTCACTTCCGTGGCCGAAACGACCCAAGCTTATTGGATAGGGACTTCAAGAGGGTTGTATGTCTACTCATTCATTAGTGGCAAAATGGCCAAGTATTCGGGCGAAAAAGATGCCGGATACACCCTTTCAGGGCGTAAAATTCTCTCTATTGTCAATGATACTCGCGGCGGTATGTGGATTGCGACCAACAAAGGTATTCACTATTTCTCCCTGTTTGGTGACAAGTTTGAGCGTATTCCTAGCCAAGACTTAAGCTCAGAACATAGTCACATCAAGATGAATGATTTGGTGGCGCTGAACAATAAGCAAGGCTATTGGGTGATCCAAGACTCCGGTCTCTATCGACTACTACTGCGTTCTGATAGACGCAAAGAGCAGTTTTATGCAGGGCGCGTGCACAATCTTTTGGAACACAAAGGTACACTCTGGCTAGCTACCAATCATGGCATTGTCGCCATGGATGCTAAGAACGGCAGAAAACTGAGCAATCAAACGCTAACTACCGCCTTCAAAGGACAACGCATCACACATTTAAGCCTTGATAGTAAAGGCAACCTTTGGATCGCAAACAGTGAAAACATCTGGTGTTTTAGTTTTTCGACTAACCAGTTGAAGTTGGTGGCTGAAAACTGGATGCAGTCCTCTTCGGCTAGCGGCAGTCTGAAGAAGATGCTTCTCACCAGCGGAGATGAACTGATACTCGGCACCGAAAATGGGGTGTACATACTCAAACAAGGTTTGCTCAAATTTGTCTCACAAAGTGCAAAGTATGGCTCGGTACATAGCATGGTAGAAGACGAGACTCATCGTATATGGGTTGCAAGTAACTATGGGGTCAATGTTCTTAACCTCAACACAATGACATTTAACCCCATTGCGATGATTGATGAGCACATCAGCCCGCAGTGTTTGGTGGATAATGAGACAGGGGTGTGGCTAACATCGACGGCTGGACTAACCCACTATGATGCAGTGGGCAGTATGATTGCTCACTATGGGCAACCATTTGGTGTGATAAACAATGAGTTTAAGAATGGATTTTGTTTGCTAGATGCTAACGATCCAAACTCGCTGTTATTGGGCTCTTGGCACAGCTTAATTAAAGTGCAAAGCCAAGATTTAATGGTCAGTCCCGTGCCAGAAGCAAGTGTACTGTTCTCCCAAGTGCTGGTTAACCAAGAGATGGTTGCGTTTGGTTCCATAGATGGTGCAAAAATTGTCGCCCCTTATGGTGAATCGATTTCAGTTCAGATCGGTACTATGCCGTTGATCAGTGGCACATCTTTGGAATATCGGCTCAACAATGAAAGTCAGTGGACGCAACTGGAGGGTTACCAAATAGCGATGGAAGGTCTCGCTCCAGGTCACTACAAATTATATGTAAGGGCGGTTGTGAATGGCATGAAGCGTGGAACTGCACGTAATTTGTCCTTTGAAGTGACGGAACCTTGGTATCTAAGTTCTATCGCCTTAGTCAGTTACGTTGCTGCTGGTTTTACCATTCTGTTTGGCTCGGTTTACTGGCGTTCAAGACTGGTGGCAAGCGCAAACCGCAAGCTAAAAGCGCAAGTGGCACTTAAAACCAACCAGTTACGCCATCAAAGTCGTATTCTACTCAGTAACAACCATCAGTTGCGTAAGCAGCTTCAAGTTCGTCGATTGATATTTAGCCAAGCAGTGCAGTCTTTCAAAGATCGGCTAAGGAAAGCGGAACAAGCGATTGATGGGGAAAGTAATCGTTCACAAGCGCATATTGTCGATCAAATTTCGTCTGAATTAGAGTTGCTGCTTAATGTTCGAGAATCGCAAAAGCAAGATTCTCCGGCGTACAACTTATCGATGATTTTTAACTCGACCCTCGGAGGGTGGAGAGAAGAGTTGGCAAAAGCAGGAATAGCGGTAGAGTGGCGCGAGTCGGGCGACAATGATGCTTACGTTATTTTGAACTATTTTAATCTCGATATTTTGTTCAACCTACTGTTTGATGGCATTGTAAATCGCTGCTCCCGTTACCAAACGGTAGAAGTGAACCTCATCAGCAATGACGATAACGTGCAGCTCAGTTTTATCGATTACGGGAACAGAATCGATACTAGCCAAGAAGGCCACTGGGGCGAAGTGGAAAAACTGGTTGATATCAGTGGTGGCCATTTAGTGCTTGATTTGTGCGAGGATAAAAACAGTGTCTTCTTGTCATGGCAACGCAGTCACGATTTTAACGAGCACTCATTAGTTGAGGTTGAGCGAATTACCCTTAATGATCCAACGTCCGGTGTGGTCGACTCGTTTATCGAGCGGTTAGAAATGCTGGTATTGGAGAATTATACCGACCCAGACTTTAGTACTTCGACGGCGGCTAAGATGCTGTTTGTCTCGGAGAGAAGTTTGCAGCGTCGCTTTAAAGGGGCAACTCAACGTACGTTTTCTGACTACCTCAGTGAGGTACGGCTAGATAATGCATGTCGACATCTCCTCGCAGGGGCGAAAGTTGCCGATGTTGCCTTTGATTGCGGCTTTAATGACCCATCCTACTTCAGCCAGCGCTTTAAACATCGCTTTGGTGTCTCCCCAACGCAGTTTGTTGAACAGAACTTCAACGAAGAAGCGTTCTAA
- a CDS encoding FeoA family protein, giving the protein MQLSQLNPGQEGTIIGFSELSSDVRKKLMVMGLLPKTPIKLVRFAPMGDPLQVEVRGVSIAVRANIADAILVEAK; this is encoded by the coding sequence ATGCAACTATCCCAACTTAACCCTGGGCAAGAGGGCACTATCATTGGTTTTTCTGAACTCTCTTCTGATGTTCGTAAAAAGTTAATGGTAATGGGCTTATTGCCAAAAACACCGATCAAACTGGTTCGATTTGCTCCTATGGGCGATCCGCTGCAAGTTGAGGTACGTGGTGTATCAATCGCCGTTCGCGCAAATATTGCTGATGCAATTTTGGTGGAGGCGAAATAA
- the feoB gene encoding Fe(2+) transporter permease subunit FeoB — MKYQILTVGNPNSGKTTLFNGLTGAKQQVGNWAGVTVEKKTGRYTHSGDDFLLTDLPGIYALDSGNDSNSIDESIASRAVLTHPADLIVNVVDVTCLERSLYMTLQLRELGRPMVVVLNKMDALRRERQTIDIKALEKVLGCPVFAISANNKAQVGEFKELLHKVVVQGVTLDAMKLDYDSEFEATLDAVEENFTGQESAARALAIRALEQDVLVLNALKPEQRELLNQKRLALSMDVDLHVADTKYTFLHEQCKKVRRSEGKLSHSFTEKVDRVILNKWIGVPFFFVVMYLMFMFSINIGGAFIDFFDIGVGALLVDGGHFLLDGHLPVWLTTLIADGIGGGIQTVATFIPVIACLYLFLAVLESSGYMSRAAFVLDKVMQKIGLPGKAFVPLVLGFGCNVPSIMATRTLDQERERKLAASMAPFMSCGARLPVYALFAAAFFPESGQNVVFALYLLGIVAAVFTGLVLKHTLYPGSSDSLVMEMPDYELPTMQNVMIKTWQKLKRFVLGAGKTIVVVVTVLSFFNSLGMDGSFGNEDSENSVLSKASQVVTPVFAPIGVAENNWPATVGIITGIFAKEAVVGTLNSLYAPSEGDDGGEYDLMASLEEAVMTIPDNLAGLNYSDPLGVEVGDLTDSSAVAQEQEVDASIFGNLKGYFASSHAAFAYLIFILLYTPCVAAMGAYVREFGQKYARFIAVWTMGLAYGSAALYYQATHFTDHPASSSAWIVGILLVCGIVFRMLKSAGKKQQQALEVQVA, encoded by the coding sequence ATGAAATACCAAATTCTAACCGTAGGTAACCCTAATAGTGGTAAAACCACGCTTTTTAATGGTTTAACTGGCGCGAAACAACAGGTCGGCAACTGGGCAGGCGTGACTGTTGAGAAGAAAACCGGTCGATACACTCACTCTGGCGACGACTTCTTATTGACCGACCTTCCTGGTATTTATGCACTTGATAGCGGAAATGATAGCAATAGTATTGATGAGTCGATTGCTTCACGTGCAGTGTTAACTCATCCAGCAGACTTAATTGTGAACGTTGTCGATGTGACATGTTTAGAGCGTAGCCTCTATATGACACTTCAGTTGCGCGAGCTTGGTCGCCCAATGGTCGTGGTGCTGAATAAAATGGATGCATTACGACGCGAGCGCCAGACAATTGATATTAAAGCGTTAGAGAAAGTTCTAGGCTGTCCAGTTTTTGCTATTTCAGCTAATAATAAAGCTCAGGTTGGTGAGTTTAAAGAATTGCTGCACAAAGTGGTTGTGCAAGGCGTTACGCTTGATGCCATGAAGCTGGACTATGACAGTGAATTTGAAGCGACATTAGATGCGGTAGAAGAGAATTTTACTGGTCAAGAGTCTGCGGCACGCGCACTGGCAATTCGCGCCCTCGAGCAGGATGTTTTGGTGCTAAATGCACTTAAACCTGAGCAACGAGAACTGCTCAACCAAAAGCGTCTCGCGTTGTCGATGGATGTGGACTTGCATGTCGCAGATACGAAATACACTTTCTTGCACGAGCAGTGTAAAAAAGTTCGACGTAGTGAAGGTAAGCTGAGCCATAGCTTTACAGAAAAAGTGGATCGCGTGATTCTCAACAAGTGGATAGGCGTGCCTTTCTTCTTTGTTGTGATGTATTTGATGTTTATGTTCTCAATTAACATCGGTGGTGCGTTTATCGACTTTTTCGATATTGGCGTTGGTGCATTATTGGTTGATGGCGGGCATTTCCTGCTCGATGGTCACCTTCCTGTATGGCTCACAACTTTGATTGCTGATGGTATTGGTGGTGGTATCCAAACCGTTGCGACCTTTATTCCTGTTATTGCTTGTCTTTACTTATTCCTAGCAGTGTTGGAAAGCTCGGGTTATATGTCACGAGCGGCCTTCGTGCTTGATAAAGTGATGCAGAAGATCGGCCTTCCGGGCAAAGCGTTTGTTCCACTCGTGTTAGGTTTTGGCTGTAATGTTCCATCAATCATGGCAACACGAACGCTAGACCAAGAGCGTGAACGTAAGCTAGCAGCATCAATGGCACCATTTATGTCTTGTGGCGCACGTCTGCCTGTATACGCTTTATTCGCGGCGGCATTCTTCCCAGAGAGCGGACAGAATGTTGTATTTGCCCTTTACCTGCTGGGTATTGTTGCGGCAGTGTTCACTGGTTTAGTGCTGAAACATACGCTTTACCCTGGTTCTAGTGACAGCCTTGTGATGGAAATGCCTGATTATGAACTGCCAACTATGCAGAATGTAATGATCAAAACTTGGCAAAAGCTGAAGCGTTTTGTGCTTGGTGCGGGTAAAACGATCGTTGTGGTTGTTACGGTTCTAAGTTTCTTCAACTCTTTGGGGATGGATGGCAGCTTTGGTAACGAAGACTCAGAGAATTCTGTGTTATCTAAAGCCTCGCAAGTGGTTACGCCAGTGTTTGCACCAATCGGTGTTGCAGAAAACAACTGGCCAGCAACCGTCGGTATTATTACTGGTATTTTTGCCAAAGAGGCGGTAGTGGGCACACTAAACAGCTTGTACGCGCCAAGTGAAGGTGATGACGGCGGCGAGTACGATCTGATGGCAAGTTTGGAAGAAGCGGTGATGACCATTCCTGATAACCTAGCGGGATTAAACTACTCAGATCCTCTAGGCGTTGAGGTTGGTGATTTGACTGACAGTTCGGCGGTTGCACAAGAGCAAGAAGTGGATGCATCCATTTTTGGTAACCTTAAAGGTTACTTTGCTTCAAGCCATGCTGCGTTTGCTTACCTGATCTTTATCCTGCTTTACACGCCATGTGTCGCGGCAATGGGGGCGTATGTGCGTGAGTTTGGACAAAAATACGCGCGTTTTATTGCGGTTTGGACAATGGGATTGGCCTACGGTAGCGCCGCTCTATATTATCAAGCCACTCATTTCACGGATCACCCAGCGAGCAGCTCAGCGTGGATTGTCGGCATTCTGCTAGTATGCGGTATTGTATTCCGCATGCTTAAATCTGCTGGTAAAAAACAGCAGCAGGCATTAGAGGTTCAAGTGGCATGA
- a CDS encoding FeoC-like transcriptional regulator produces the protein MILTELKQYIDAQGSATRSELAKKFALSEDGVDAMLSVWIKKGVISRMIDTNKANKVTRIRYSVNQTDGLSLTVTM, from the coding sequence ATGATCCTGACAGAGTTAAAGCAATACATTGATGCTCAAGGCAGTGCTACGCGAAGTGAACTCGCGAAGAAATTTGCTTTAAGTGAAGATGGCGTAGATGCAATGCTTTCTGTTTGGATAAAGAAAGGCGTGATTTCGCGCATGATTGATACTAATAAAGCGAATAAGGTGACCCGAATTCGTTATTCCGTCAATCAAACTGATGGACTGTCGTTGACCGTCACAATGTAA
- a CDS encoding HIT family protein, which translates to MSFELHPQLAKDTTVLGHFPLTVALLHKDSAVPWVILVPKRENLKELHHLPMQEQQQFLLESQAVSQALEATFQPDKLNLGALGNMVPQLHIHHIARFKDDIAWPGPVWGNTQGQFRSDEEQVAIATRIGNVLSLSSLFSKA; encoded by the coding sequence ATGAGCTTTGAACTGCATCCTCAATTGGCAAAAGACACCACCGTACTTGGCCACTTCCCACTAACCGTTGCTTTGCTGCATAAAGACAGTGCTGTGCCTTGGGTTATTTTGGTACCAAAGCGGGAAAACTTGAAAGAGTTGCACCATTTACCAATGCAGGAACAACAACAATTCTTGCTTGAGTCTCAAGCGGTAAGCCAAGCGTTAGAAGCAACCTTTCAACCAGACAAACTCAACTTGGGGGCGTTAGGTAATATGGTGCCGCAGTTGCACATCCATCATATCGCACGTTTCAAAGACGACATCGCTTGGCCAGGGCCGGTGTGGGGAAATACACAAGGTCAGTTTCGCAGTGACGAAGAACAAGTTGCCATTGCTACCCGCATAGGCAATGTGCTGAGTTTAAGTAGCCTATTTAGTAAAGCTTGA
- the argS gene encoding arginine--tRNA ligase, with translation MNIQALINEKVSQALEAAGAPAGSPAAVRQSAKAQFGDYQANGVMGVAKKLGTNPREFAQKVLDVLDLDGIASKTEIAGPGFINIFLSEEFLAKQAELALADSRLGVAAEAAQTIVADYSAPNVAKEMHVGHLRSTIIGDAVVRTLEFLGHKVIRANHIGDWGTQFGMLIANLERVQQESGEVSMELADLEAFYRESKKLYDEDEEFAVKARGYVVKLQGGDEFCAEMWKKLVDVTMIQNQRNYDRLNVSLTRDNVMGESMYNDMLPKIVADLKAQGLAVEDDGAQVVFLDEFKNKDGEPMGVIVQKRDGGFLYTTTDIACAKYRYEQLGADRVLYFIDSRQHQHLMQAWTIVRKAGYVPESVSLEHHAFGMMLGKDGRPFKTRAGGTVRLADLLDEAEERAAKLIESKNPDLDAEEKAKISSTVAMAAVKYADLSKHRTTDYVFDWDNMLAFEGNTAPYMQYAYTRVASIFAKAGVSMDELQGDIQITDEKEKALIAKLMQFEEAVQSVAREGQPHIMCSYLFELAGQFSSFYEACPILVAEDEAVKQSRLKLAALTAKTIKQGLSLLGIDTLERM, from the coding sequence GTGAATATCCAAGCACTTATTAATGAAAAAGTTTCTCAGGCTCTAGAAGCCGCTGGCGCACCTGCAGGCAGCCCTGCAGCCGTTCGTCAATCTGCAAAAGCACAATTCGGTGACTACCAAGCAAACGGCGTTATGGGCGTCGCTAAAAAACTCGGTACGAACCCTCGCGAATTTGCGCAGAAAGTATTGGATGTTCTAGACCTAGACGGTATTGCGAGCAAAACTGAAATTGCAGGTCCTGGCTTTATCAATATCTTCCTTAGTGAAGAGTTTCTTGCCAAACAAGCGGAGTTAGCGCTAGCTGATTCACGTCTTGGCGTAGCGGCAGAAGCAGCACAAACTATCGTTGCAGACTACTCGGCACCAAACGTAGCGAAAGAAATGCACGTTGGTCACCTACGCTCAACCATCATTGGTGATGCGGTTGTACGCACGCTTGAATTCCTAGGTCACAAAGTGATTCGTGCGAACCACATCGGTGACTGGGGTACTCAGTTTGGTATGTTGATCGCCAACCTAGAGCGCGTACAACAGGAATCTGGTGAAGTATCGATGGAACTGGCTGACCTTGAAGCTTTCTATCGTGAATCGAAAAAACTGTACGATGAAGACGAAGAGTTCGCGGTAAAAGCGCGTGGCTACGTAGTTAAACTACAAGGCGGCGATGAGTTCTGCGCAGAAATGTGGAAGAAGCTGGTTGACGTAACCATGATTCAAAACCAACGCAACTACGATCGTCTAAACGTTTCACTAACTCGTGATAACGTTATGGGTGAGAGCATGTACAACGACATGTTACCTAAGATCGTTGCAGACCTTAAAGCACAAGGTCTTGCGGTTGAAGATGATGGCGCACAAGTTGTCTTCCTAGACGAGTTCAAGAACAAAGATGGCGAACCTATGGGCGTTATCGTGCAAAAACGTGATGGTGGCTTCCTATACACCACGACTGACATTGCGTGTGCAAAATACCGTTACGAGCAACTTGGTGCAGATCGCGTTCTATACTTCATCGACTCTCGTCAACATCAGCACCTAATGCAAGCTTGGACTATCGTTCGTAAAGCGGGTTACGTGCCAGAGTCTGTATCTCTTGAGCACCATGCCTTCGGTATGATGCTAGGTAAAGATGGTCGTCCATTTAAGACTCGTGCTGGCGGTACTGTACGTCTTGCCGATCTTCTAGATGAAGCAGAAGAGCGCGCAGCGAAACTGATTGAATCGAAGAACCCAGACCTTGATGCTGAAGAGAAAGCGAAAATCTCAAGCACAGTGGCAATGGCAGCCGTTAAGTACGCTGACCTATCTAAGCACCGTACTACTGACTACGTGTTTGATTGGGACAACATGCTAGCATTTGAAGGCAACACAGCGCCTTACATGCAATACGCATACACTCGTGTCGCATCTATTTTCGCTAAAGCTGGCGTGTCAATGGATGAGCTACAAGGTGATATCCAAATCACTGACGAGAAAGAGAAAGCGCTTATCGCTAAGCTAATGCAGTTTGAAGAAGCCGTTCAGTCAGTGGCTCGCGAAGGTCAACCACATATTATGTGTAGCTACCTATTCGAACTAGCAGGTCAGTTCTCTAGCTTCTACGAGGCATGCCCTATCCTAGTAGCAGAAGACGAAGCTGTGAAACAGAGCCGCCTAAAACTTGCAGCGCTGACAGCGAAGACTATCAAGCAAGGTCTATCACTACTAGGTATCGACACGCTAGAGCGTATGTAA
- a CDS encoding VOC family protein, with protein sequence MSLASAELLPEQLKQKLPEFMLRIQNLSEKLRIDLAQFQADHIALRINEVELAQQAHQAWLKEGKEISNAQINGRPIIVLAFHQPLKALDWQIECLELPYPTEGKLYPEQSWEHVEFVIPSQAQTAEEFAQELKQRFPSLAAQWGDLADMGIKVKLSSPKGEGERLNNPTVAFKHQGVCIKLHPHSLKAIVASEQSA encoded by the coding sequence ATGTCGCTAGCAAGTGCAGAACTATTGCCAGAGCAGTTAAAGCAAAAATTACCAGAATTTATGCTTAGAATTCAAAATCTAAGTGAAAAGCTCCGTATCGATTTAGCTCAGTTTCAAGCGGATCATATAGCGTTGCGTATCAATGAGGTGGAACTCGCCCAACAAGCGCATCAAGCGTGGTTGAAAGAGGGGAAAGAGATCTCTAATGCGCAGATTAATGGACGTCCGATCATTGTTTTAGCCTTTCACCAACCTTTAAAGGCACTCGACTGGCAAATAGAGTGTTTAGAACTACCGTATCCAACTGAGGGTAAACTCTACCCAGAACAGAGTTGGGAGCATGTTGAGTTTGTGATTCCTTCACAAGCACAAACCGCAGAAGAGTTTGCCCAAGAGCTTAAACAGCGTTTTCCATCCTTGGCTGCACAGTGGGGCGACTTGGCTGACATGGGGATCAAGGTCAAGCTATCGAGTCCCAAAGGCGAGGGTGAGCGGCTGAATAACCCGACCGTTGCGTTTAAGCATCAAGGGGTGTGTATTAAGCTCCACCCCCATTCGCTTAAAGCGATTGTCGCTTCTGAGCAATCAGCCTAG